The Paenibacillus sp. RUD330 genome has a segment encoding these proteins:
- the trpA gene encoding tryptophan synthase subunit alpha: MNPIDLVFERLKAEQRTALIPFITTGDPDLRTTVDIVVELEKAGADMIELGVPYSDPLADGPVIQKASERALRNPITLEACVDVAAKAREAGVTMPFILFTYYNPVLQYGLERFFTLLHEQGISGLIIPDLPIEEDGEVREMAAEAGVHLVPLVAPTSKARVQRIAAEAQGFVYCVSSLGVTGMRSEFHAGLEGFLESVREATPLPIAVGFGISSREQVERMSASADGVIVGSAIVRQVEEALPLLSDETTYRQGIEQIGRFVAGLRV, translated from the coding sequence ATGAATCCAATTGATCTCGTCTTCGAGAGGCTCAAAGCGGAGCAGCGGACGGCGCTCATTCCATTCATCACGACCGGAGATCCCGATCTGCGCACGACGGTCGATATCGTCGTCGAGCTGGAGAAGGCCGGAGCCGACATGATCGAGCTCGGGGTGCCGTATTCCGATCCGCTAGCCGACGGTCCTGTCATCCAGAAGGCCTCCGAGAGAGCTCTGCGCAATCCCATTACGCTGGAAGCATGCGTCGATGTCGCGGCCAAAGCCCGGGAAGCAGGCGTCACGATGCCCTTCATCCTCTTTACTTACTACAACCCGGTGCTTCAGTACGGCCTCGAACGGTTTTTCACCTTGCTCCACGAGCAGGGCATCAGCGGCCTGATCATCCCGGACCTGCCGATCGAGGAGGATGGCGAGGTGCGCGAGATGGCGGCGGAAGCGGGCGTCCATCTCGTGCCGCTCGTGGCGCCGACCTCCAAGGCGCGCGTCCAGCGGATCGCCGCCGAGGCCCAGGGCTTCGTCTATTGCGTGAGCTCGCTCGGCGTGACGGGCATGCGCAGCGAGTTCCATGCCGGCCTCGAGGGCTTCCTGGAATCGGTGCGCGAGGCGACGCCGCTGCCAATCGCCGTCGGCTTCGGCATCAGCAGCCGGGAGCAGGTGGAGCGGATGAGCGCCAGCGCGGACGGAGTCATCGTCGGCAGCGCCATCGTCCGCCAGGTGGAGGAAGCTCTGCCGCTGCTCTCCGACGAAACGACTTACCGGCAGGGCATCGAGCAGATCGGCCGCTTTGTGGCCGGATTGCGGGTGTAG
- the hisC gene encoding histidinol-phosphate transaminase, producing the protein MQAKRNILHLPVYQPGKPVEDVKRELGLDEVIKLASNENPYGSSPLARQAIIAEIENNSIYPDGASIELTAAMAANLGVQPEQLIWGNGADEIILMIARSFLEPGDETIMASETFSQYRHNAVVENAAIIEIPLVEGRHDLPAMLAAVTDKTKVVWICSPNNPTGAIVTQEELSSFMNSIRSDVLVVLDEAYCHFVDDVDYHDSLELLKRFDNLISLRTFSKIYGLAALRIGYGIAHPSVINSINLVREPFNTARVAQAAARAALADQAFVDGCREKNIRERDYLQGEFDRLGLKYFPTQANFIFVDVRIPSKDAFDALLRKGFITRANWPKSPNWLRISIGKAEDNRKLVAALEQVLREAAVLG; encoded by the coding sequence ATGCAAGCAAAGCGCAACATCCTACATCTGCCCGTCTACCAGCCCGGCAAGCCGGTGGAGGACGTCAAGAGGGAGCTTGGACTGGATGAAGTCATCAAGCTCGCCTCCAACGAGAATCCTTACGGCAGCTCGCCGCTGGCCCGTCAGGCCATCATCGCCGAGATCGAGAACAACAGCATCTATCCCGACGGAGCCAGCATCGAGCTGACGGCGGCCATGGCCGCCAATCTTGGCGTGCAGCCGGAGCAGCTGATCTGGGGCAATGGAGCGGACGAGATCATTCTCATGATCGCGCGCTCCTTCCTGGAGCCGGGAGACGAGACAATCATGGCCAGCGAGACGTTCTCCCAATACCGCCACAATGCCGTCGTGGAGAACGCCGCCATCATCGAGATTCCTCTCGTCGAAGGCAGGCATGATCTTCCCGCGATGCTGGCGGCCGTAACGGACAAGACGAAGGTGGTCTGGATCTGCTCGCCGAACAATCCGACAGGCGCGATCGTGACGCAGGAGGAGCTGTCCTCCTTCATGAACAGCATCCGCAGCGACGTGCTTGTCGTGCTGGACGAGGCTTACTGCCATTTCGTCGACGATGTGGACTACCATGACAGCCTGGAGCTGCTGAAGCGCTTCGACAACCTGATCTCGCTCCGCACCTTCTCCAAGATCTATGGACTCGCGGCGCTGCGGATCGGGTACGGAATCGCCCACCCGTCGGTCATCAACAGCATCAACCTGGTGCGGGAGCCGTTCAATACGGCCCGAGTCGCCCAAGCTGCCGCGAGGGCGGCGCTTGCCGACCAGGCCTTCGTCGACGGCTGCCGCGAGAAGAATATCCGCGAGCGCGATTACCTGCAAGGGGAATTCGACCGTCTTGGGCTGAAGTATTTCCCGACACAGGCGAACTTCATCTTCGTCGATGTGCGGATTCCTTCCAAGGACGCTTTCGACGCCCTGCTCCGCAAAGGATTCATCACGCGGGCCAACTGGCCGAAGTCGCCGAACTGGCTGCGGATCTCCATCGGCAAGGCGGAGGACAACCGCAAGCTGGTCGCGGCTTTGGAACAGGTTCTGAGAGAAGCGGCGGTGCTCGGGTAA
- a CDS encoding phosphoribosylanthranilate isomerase: MTGAGYATRREHPLLKICGIRDEAAASLVGALPVDYAGFIFARSRRQVSPEQAGALIAALRAGANQARGDFPSPQAVGVFVDASPQELEAALRHAPLQALQLHGNEEPELCRIAAGFGVPVWKALHADPDGNPAGISRMLGQFAEAGADAFLLDTAGGGTGKTFDWSVIPAYQAAARSIGKRLFIAGGLHAGNVSSLIQQFSPDGIDVSSGVEAAGVKDPELIRAFTERVKQA, encoded by the coding sequence ATGACAGGCGCGGGATATGCGACACGGCGGGAGCATCCTCTGCTCAAAATATGCGGCATCAGGGACGAAGCCGCGGCGAGTCTCGTCGGCGCGCTTCCCGTGGATTACGCGGGGTTTATATTCGCCCGCAGCCGCAGGCAGGTATCGCCGGAGCAGGCGGGGGCATTGATTGCCGCGCTGCGTGCGGGCGCCAACCAGGCTCGCGGAGATTTCCCGTCGCCGCAAGCGGTGGGCGTGTTCGTGGATGCATCTCCGCAGGAGCTGGAAGCGGCGCTGAGGCATGCTCCGCTGCAGGCGCTGCAGCTGCACGGGAACGAAGAGCCGGAGCTGTGCCGGATCGCAGCCGGCTTCGGCGTTCCGGTCTGGAAGGCTCTGCATGCGGATCCGGACGGGAACCCGGCCGGCATCAGCCGCATGCTCGGACAGTTCGCGGAGGCGGGAGCGGACGCTTTCCTGCTCGATACGGCAGGCGGCGGCACCGGCAAGACGTTTGACTGGAGCGTCATACCGGCCTATCAGGCTGCGGCGCGGAGCATCGGGAAGAGGCTGTTCATAGCCGGAGGACTTCATGCCGGCAACGTATCGAGTCTGATTCAGCAATTTTCGCCAGACGGCATCGACGTCTCGAGCGGCGTTGAAGCCGCCGGCGTCAAGGACCCGGAGCTGATCCGGGCATTTACGGAAAGGGTGAAGCAAGCATGA
- the trpB gene encoding tryptophan synthase subunit beta: MNQVPDASGRFGKFGGRYVPETLMNALLELEEAYKHYSQDPDFQAEVNELLHNYSGRPTSLYFAERLTRHLGGAKIYLKREDLNHTGAHKINNTIGQGVLAKRMGKKKIIAETGAGQHGVASATIAALLGLECKVFMGEEDMKRQQLNVFRMQLLGAEVVPVLSGTRTLKDACNETLRYWVSNVDDTYYILGSVTGPHPYPMIVRDFQRIIGDEAREQILKEEGRLPDCIVAAVGGGSNAMGIFYPFVGDESVRLIGVEAAGRGVDTEEHAATMTKGRHGVFQGSLSYVLQDETGQVQPAHSISAGLDYPGIGPEHAYLKDIGRAEYFPVTDAEALEALQLLSRTEGIIPALESAHAVAHVMKLAPSLPAGQTIVVNLSGRGDKDVETIMGYLGGLKHESN, from the coding sequence ATGAATCAAGTACCAGACGCAAGCGGACGATTCGGCAAGTTCGGCGGCCGTTACGTTCCGGAGACGCTGATGAACGCGCTCCTCGAGCTCGAGGAGGCGTACAAGCATTACTCCCAGGACCCTGATTTCCAGGCTGAGGTGAACGAGCTTCTCCACAACTATTCCGGCAGGCCGACATCCTTGTATTTCGCCGAGCGGCTCACTCGGCATCTGGGCGGAGCGAAAATCTATCTCAAGCGTGAAGACCTCAACCACACAGGCGCCCATAAAATCAACAATACGATCGGACAGGGCGTGCTCGCCAAGCGGATGGGCAAGAAGAAAATCATCGCCGAAACAGGCGCCGGCCAGCATGGCGTCGCTTCCGCCACGATCGCGGCCTTGCTGGGGCTCGAATGCAAGGTTTTCATGGGCGAGGAGGACATGAAGCGCCAGCAGCTCAACGTGTTCCGGATGCAGCTGCTTGGAGCGGAAGTGGTGCCGGTGCTCTCCGGCACGCGCACGCTCAAGGATGCCTGCAACGAAACGCTGCGCTACTGGGTCAGCAATGTGGACGACACGTATTACATTCTCGGTTCCGTGACGGGTCCCCATCCATATCCGATGATCGTCAGGGATTTCCAGCGCATCATCGGAGACGAGGCGCGCGAGCAGATTCTGAAGGAGGAAGGACGGCTTCCGGACTGCATCGTGGCCGCCGTGGGCGGAGGCAGCAACGCCATGGGCATTTTCTACCCGTTCGTAGGAGACGAATCCGTCCGTCTGATCGGCGTCGAAGCGGCCGGGCGCGGCGTGGATACGGAGGAGCATGCCGCCACGATGACCAAGGGACGGCACGGCGTCTTCCAAGGCTCTCTCAGCTACGTCCTGCAGGATGAGACCGGCCAAGTGCAGCCGGCGCATTCCATTTCCGCCGGACTCGACTATCCGGGAATCGGCCCCGAGCATGCGTACCTCAAGGACATCGGACGGGCGGAATACTTCCCGGTCACCGACGCCGAGGCGCTCGAAGCCCTCCAGCTGCTGTCGCGGACGGAAGGCATCATTCCCGCCTTGGAGTCGGCCCATGCGGTCGCCCATGTGATGAAGCTTGCGCCGTCCCTGCCCGCCGGCCAGACGATCGTCGTCAATCTTTCGGGGCGCGGAGACAAGGACGTGGAAACGATTATGGGATATCTCGGAGGGCTGAAGCATGAATCCAATTGA
- the trpC gene encoding indole-3-glycerol phosphate synthase TrpC, with protein MFLDKIVHTKKEEVSELASRFKLGEAEKEISRMEPARGFIHAVTAGRKRSVGLIAEVKKASPSKGLIRPDFQPEKLARSYESAGADCLSVLTDQDYFQGANDYLTAVSKAVKLPLLRKDFLIDFRQVYEARLIGADAVLLIAAILKRAELKELHEIAESIGLDVLVEVHDEREMDMVLELGLAKLVGINNRNLHTFETDLRTTARLAAMAPPGVSLISESAISKPEDVEYVASAGACGVLVGEHFMRQPDPGKAVLDLMEAAAAR; from the coding sequence ATGTTTCTGGATAAGATCGTCCATACCAAAAAAGAAGAGGTCTCGGAGCTTGCTTCCCGATTCAAGCTGGGAGAAGCCGAGAAGGAAATTTCGCGGATGGAGCCTGCGAGGGGATTCATCCATGCCGTCACCGCCGGACGGAAGCGCTCCGTCGGGCTGATCGCCGAAGTGAAGAAGGCGTCTCCGTCCAAAGGGCTGATCCGGCCGGATTTCCAGCCGGAGAAGCTGGCCCGGTCCTATGAAAGCGCCGGAGCGGACTGCCTTTCGGTGCTTACCGACCAGGACTATTTCCAGGGGGCGAACGATTATCTGACCGCCGTCTCCAAGGCGGTGAAGCTGCCTCTGCTGCGCAAGGACTTCCTCATCGACTTCCGCCAGGTCTACGAGGCCAGGCTGATCGGAGCCGACGCCGTCCTGCTGATCGCCGCCATCCTGAAGCGGGCCGAGCTGAAGGAGCTGCATGAGATCGCCGAGTCGATCGGGCTCGACGTGCTTGTCGAGGTTCATGACGAGCGCGAGATGGACATGGTGCTGGAGCTTGGCTTGGCCAAGCTGGTCGGAATCAACAACCGCAACCTGCATACCTTCGAGACGGATCTCCGCACGACGGCAAGACTGGCGGCGATGGCGCCGCCGGGCGTGTCCCTGATCAGCGAGAGCGCGATCTCCAAGCCGGAGGACGTCGAGTACGTCGCCTCCGCCGGAGCTTGCGGCGTTCTGGTCGGCGAGCATTTCATGCGCCAGCCGGATCCCGGGAAGGCAGTCCTCGACTTGATGGAAGCGGCCGCGGCGAGATGA
- a CDS encoding sigma-70 family RNA polymerase sigma factor: MLDSELIRQIKDGNIELYSELMRRYQRKIMSFILHMLRSSKMELAAEDLCSETFYKAYRSLSSFREVDAQFSTWLYTIARNTVLSELRKQRSIHIPLEESGLMPAAPEEAAPEQQILQGERMTLVRDAIRTLPEKQRSALVLREYDGLDYQEIADILGGTVSSVKSLLFRARSSVKVQLEPYFEEVASEDFEGMKLR; encoded by the coding sequence ATGCTTGATTCCGAACTTATCCGGCAAATCAAAGACGGAAATATTGAGCTCTATTCCGAATTAATGAGGCGTTACCAGCGCAAGATCATGTCCTTCATCCTTCATATGCTGCGAAGCTCCAAGATGGAGCTTGCCGCGGAGGACCTGTGCTCCGAAACCTTCTACAAGGCCTATCGAAGCCTGAGCTCCTTCCGTGAGGTGGATGCCCAATTCTCCACCTGGCTGTACACCATCGCGCGCAATACGGTGCTCAGCGAGCTGCGCAAGCAGCGCAGCATACATATCCCTCTCGAAGAGAGCGGGCTGATGCCGGCAGCGCCGGAGGAAGCCGCTCCCGAGCAGCAGATCCTTCAGGGGGAGCGCATGACGCTCGTGAGAGATGCGATCCGCACCTTGCCCGAGAAGCAGCGTTCCGCGCTTGTGCTGAGAGAATATGACGGGTTGGATTATCAGGAAATCGCTGATATTCTTGGAGGCACGGTCAGCTCGGTCAAATCCTTGCTCTTCCGCGCCAGAAGCAGCGTGAAGGTGCAGCTGGAGCCTTACTTCGAAGAGGTTGCGAGCGAAGATTTCGAAGGGATGAAGCTGCGATGA
- a CDS encoding histidine phosphatase family protein, producing the protein MMKLGLIRHGKTDWNAEGRIQGITDIPLNGEGRDQAGRLADRLLRDGDKWDGVVTSPLARARETGRVIAEKLAIPLLDPEPLLSERSFGLVEGTKEAERIERWGAMWRTHPDAGIESDERVQERGQAFVARMEEQYPDSRLLVVTHGSYLAQLLEVLCDGLSQTYLNNMSYSILEFDGSKWTPLLHNCTLHLEN; encoded by the coding sequence ATGATGAAGCTAGGGCTGATCCGTCACGGGAAGACGGATTGGAATGCAGAGGGACGAATTCAAGGCATCACGGACATTCCGCTAAACGGAGAAGGGCGGGATCAGGCCGGAAGGCTTGCGGACAGGCTGCTCAGGGACGGCGACAAATGGGATGGAGTCGTGACCAGTCCTTTGGCGCGTGCGCGGGAAACCGGACGAGTTATCGCCGAGAAGCTGGCCATTCCGCTGCTCGATCCGGAACCGCTTCTGTCGGAGCGCAGCTTCGGTCTTGTGGAGGGAACCAAGGAAGCGGAAAGGATAGAGCGTTGGGGAGCGATGTGGCGGACCCATCCCGATGCGGGCATCGAGTCGGATGAACGCGTGCAGGAGCGTGGTCAAGCGTTCGTCGCCCGCATGGAGGAGCAGTACCCTGATTCCAGGCTGCTCGTCGTCACGCACGGAAGCTACCTCGCCCAGCTGCTGGAAGTTCTCTGCGACGGACTCAGCCAAACCTATCTCAACAACATGTCCTATTCCATTCTTGAGTTCGACGGCAGCAAGTGGACGCCGCTGCTTCATAATTGCACCCTCCATCTCGAGAACTGA
- a CDS encoding prephenate dehydrogenase: protein MDTRIAVIGAGLIGGSLALCFKGMEGFHVTGYSYRQESADKYLKLHVVDEATTSLEAAVQGADFIFLCVPVGLIGGYLAQLGKLPLKPGCIITDVGSTKAGIMDAASQCDLGRALFIGGHPMAGSERAGVEAASRHLFENAFYILTPDPAVPEEAVGRLSGLLALTNARVVSMDPVQHDRIVGAISHLPHLIAVALVNQVQKRNEDSGMYAMLAAGGFRDITRIASSDPTVWRDILLDNRDVVLDLLDEWKGEMSRFADILRAGDGEAVSEAFRSAGEFRDSLPERRRGVLQSVYECYMDVPDHPGIIGKIATELGNRRINLSNLQIIESREDVPGVLRLSFRTQGDLDQAVGVLEQFKYTVKF from the coding sequence TTGGATACTAGAATCGCAGTTATCGGAGCCGGCCTCATCGGCGGCTCTCTTGCCCTTTGCTTCAAAGGAATGGAAGGATTCCATGTTACAGGATACTCCTACAGGCAGGAATCCGCAGACAAATACTTGAAGCTACATGTCGTGGATGAAGCGACGACTTCGCTGGAGGCGGCCGTCCAGGGGGCCGACTTCATCTTTCTGTGCGTGCCGGTGGGCTTGATCGGCGGTTATCTCGCCCAGCTCGGCAAGCTGCCGCTCAAGCCGGGCTGCATCATTACCGATGTGGGCAGCACGAAGGCCGGCATCATGGATGCGGCTTCGCAATGCGATCTGGGACGCGCCTTGTTCATCGGCGGCCATCCGATGGCCGGCTCCGAGAGAGCGGGAGTCGAGGCCGCTTCCAGGCATTTGTTCGAGAATGCCTTTTATATCCTCACTCCTGATCCGGCCGTGCCGGAGGAGGCTGTCGGGAGGCTGAGCGGCCTGCTTGCCCTGACGAACGCGAGAGTCGTGTCGATGGACCCCGTCCAGCATGACCGCATCGTCGGAGCGATCAGCCATCTGCCGCATCTGATCGCTGTCGCCCTGGTCAACCAGGTGCAGAAGCGGAACGAGGATTCCGGCATGTACGCCATGCTGGCGGCAGGAGGATTCCGGGATATTACGCGGATTGCTTCCAGCGATCCGACCGTATGGAGGGATATCCTGCTGGACAATCGCGATGTTGTGCTCGACCTGCTGGACGAATGGAAAGGCGAGATGAGCCGTTTCGCCGATATTCTGAGGGCAGGGGACGGGGAGGCTGTCAGCGAAGCGTTCAGGAGCGCGGGCGAATTCCGCGATTCGCTGCCGGAGAGGCGCCGCGGCGTGCTGCAATCCGTCTATGAATGCTACATGGACGTGCCGGATCATCCCGGCATCATCGGCAAGATCGCCACGGAGCTCGGCAATCGCAGGATCAACCTCAGCAACCTGCAGATCATCGAGAGCCGCGAGGATGTGCCGGGCGTGCTGAGGCTCAGCTTCCGCACGCAGGGCGATCTGGATCAGGCCGTCGGCGTGCTGGAGCAATTCAAATATACCGTCAAGTTCTGA
- a CDS encoding IDEAL domain-containing protein: MDKLKANYEVMLGLTAEMILDEALLKFRRAKIYAAINDALETGDRDRFQKLSEEWNALRR; the protein is encoded by the coding sequence ATGGACAAATTGAAAGCGAACTATGAAGTCATGCTGGGTCTGACAGCTGAAATGATCCTGGATGAAGCCTTGCTTAAATTTCGCAGAGCCAAAATCTATGCAGCCATAAACGATGCGCTCGAAACCGGAGACCGGGATCGCTTCCAGAAGCTGTCCGAGGAGTGGAACGCTCTCCGCCGCTGA
- a CDS encoding DUF2487 family protein, whose protein sequence is MKFSEIERQRWPELQPYMDTCLLPVTGLSGTESPWQAAEALEKLRDLLDAAEIPFKGRIISYPAVQYRLSDDLSELDELCRKVKSGGFRYVIAASAAVDLSRLEEADLALGPDDSGALPGPSDISLRIRELWKA, encoded by the coding sequence ATGAAATTCAGCGAAATCGAACGTCAGCGCTGGCCCGAGCTGCAGCCGTACATGGACACCTGCCTGCTTCCGGTCACCGGTCTTTCCGGCACGGAATCTCCTTGGCAGGCGGCTGAGGCGCTCGAGAAGCTGCGCGATCTGCTTGACGCGGCGGAAATTCCGTTCAAGGGCAGAATCATTTCTTATCCGGCCGTGCAGTACCGCCTTAGCGATGACCTGTCCGAGCTGGACGAGCTGTGCAGAAAAGTCAAAAGCGGAGGCTTCCGCTACGTCATCGCCGCATCTGCCGCCGTCGACCTGTCGCGGCTGGAGGAGGCGGACCTCGCGCTCGGCCCGGACGACAGCGGCGCGCTGCCTGGGCCTTCCGACATCTCCTTGCGGATCCGGGAGTTGTGGAAAGCCTAA